Genomic segment of Tissierella sp.:
TCCTGCTGAAGGTTCAAAGGCTACAACCTGTACTCCAGGACCATGGAATATTCATAAAATGTTAAAAGCTGCAGAAAATTTACCTGTAAATTTAGGTTTCTTTGGTAAAGGAAATTGTTCTACTGAAGCACCTTTAATTGAGCAGGTAGAAGCTGGAGCTTTAGGGTTAAAAATTCATGAAGACTGGGGAGCAACACCTGCTACAATAAATGCAAGTTTAACTGTTGCTGATAAATATGATGTTCAAGTAGCTCTACATGCAGATACTTTAAATGAAGGTGGATTTGTAGAAGATACTTTAGAAGCTATAGGTTGTAGAACTATGCATACTTTCCATACAGAGGGAGCAGGAGGTGGCCACGCGCCAGATATAATAGTCGCATCTGCTAAAACAAATATATTGCCAGCTTCAACTAATCCTACTATGCCATATACTATTAATACTATAGATGAACATCTAGACATGCTAATGGTATGCCATCATTTAGATCCAGATATACCAGAAGATATAGCCTTTGCTGACTCTAGAATTCGTCCTGAAACTATAGCTGCAGAAGACGTTCTTCAAGATATGGGTATATTTAGCATAATGAGCTCTGATTCTCAAGCAATGGGTCGTATAGGAGAGGTAATTACAAGAACTTGGCAAACAGCAGATAAAATGAAGATGCAAAGAGGTCCTTTAGAAAGCGATACTGAAGATAGTGATAATTTTAGAGTAAAAAGATATGTAGCAAAATATACTATAAATCCTGCAATAGCCCATGGAATATCAAAATATATAGGCTCTATAGAAGTAGGTAAATTTGCTGATTTAGTACTGTGGAAACCAGCTTTCTTTGGAGTAAGACCTGAAGTTATAGTAAAAGGTGGCATGGTTGTAAATGCTAGAATGGGAGATGACAATGCTACTATACCTACTCCTCAACCGGTTCGCTATAAAACTATGTTTGGAGCTTTAGGAAAAGCTGTATACGAAACTTGTATTACTTTTGTTTCAAAAATTTCAATTGAAAATGGAACTATAGATAAATTAAATTTACAAAAGAAAGTATTGCCAGTTGAAAATTGCAGGAATATAGGCAAAAAAGATATGATTCACAATGATGTAATTGTAGAAGACATGGTAGTAGATCCTGAGTCTTATGAAGTATTGATCAATGGAGAAAAGATAACTTGTGAACCAGCAGAAAAACTTCCGATGGCCCAATTATATAATTTATTCTAAAAATGAGGATTTTTATTTACTTATGCCACTTCATTAAGATGATTTCTGTGTTCTACAGGAGTCATCTTTTTTAAATTACCATAGTATCACATAATTTATCCATATCCTTTGTAGTAACAACTCGAGTATCTGCTATCGTCTTTAAACAAGAAGTAATCCATCCAAATCCAATATCTCAATTTTCCTATGTTGCTTCTGCTTAATAAGTCCTGCGTCTTCAAGATCATACAGCTTTCTGCTTATGGTTTCTGGAGTTGTACCTAAGTAGGATGCTAAGTCTTTTTTACTCATGGGCAATATAATTTCTGATGATTGTTCTTCACTATCCACACACTCAGCTAAGAAAAGGGCTAGTCGTGTCTCCACTTTTTCTGCTGCAAATCGTGCAGTTTGTTTTTCTGACTGTCCTAATCTATTTGAAAACTCATTTAATATTTTTAAAGAAATAGAAGGATATTTCATAAGAAGCTCCTGTAAATCCTGACGCTTTATTGTGCAGACCTCAGTCTTTTCCATTGCTTCTGCATATGCTTCACGAACAGATTCCTTAAACAATGCCAGCTCACCTGTAAAATCCCCTACATGTAAAATACGTACCAGCTGCTCTTTTCCGGATTCAGATAACCGATAAATTTTAATTTTCCCTTTGTTTACAATATATAGAGAGTCTGAAAAATCACCTGCACGATAGATTATCTCTCCCTTTTTAAATGAAACTGATCTAGTTACTTCCATAATCTCAGCCATTTGGTCCTCCTCCAGATGGTTGAAAATCGGAACTACAGAAATACAAACATGATGGCCTTTTTCTTCATGATGATGCACATTTATCACTCCTCTGAGTTGATTATTTTTATTCTATCAAGTGGAAATATTATAAGTTTTGCCTTACCTAAAATCTTGTCTTCAGAAATAAAGGGTTCCTTCCACTTTCTGCTATCCATAGAATGTATTCTAAAATCACCAAGGAAAAAATATTTCCCTTCAGGTACTGAAAAGCTCCCACTCAAATTATCAGGATATTTTACATATGGTTCATCCAGCTTCTTATTGTTTACAAAGACCTCTCCATTTTTATTTATTTCAACTAAGTCATCTGGCAGCCCAATAACCCTCTTTATCATTGTTTCCCGAAACTCTTCTGAGTAAAACACTAAAATGTCTCCTCGCTCAATTGAGCTGTAATTATGAATTCTGCTAGTAATAATACGGTCGCCGATTTCTATTGCAGGATACATAGAAGCACTTGGTACAACTACAACAAAGAAAACAAATTTATAAAGTAGTAGAACAATTAAAATGACAGCTGTTAAAAAGGATATCCATCTCTTTATAGTATTCATTTTTGGTCTCCTATAGTAGTATTTTAATTCTAAAAACCGCTTTAAGATAGTTTGACTTAAAGCGGTTTATTTATCTATTTCTTCTTAGCTTTATCTAATTTAACATGTGATATTATAGTTGTAATCAGGAATAATCCTGCTAATGACCATGGAAGCCAATTTTTATTATTTTCACTTGCTACTTCTTTACTATGAGTTTCTACTGCCTCTTCTTCATGAGTAGCTGTTTCTTCTTCAGAATGACCTGCTTCTTCGTGGCCACCTACTTCTCCATGATGATCTTCCTCGCCCTCGGCAAATTTAAAGAATTTAACATAAGCTTCAATATATTCTCTTCCAGCTTCAACATCATTAACATCAAAATCCTTTAAAGCCATTGCATTATCAAATCTTTCCTCTAATTCCTGCATTCTTTCTTCTTCTATAAGACCTTCCATCGGTGACAAATCACCAATTGCAATACTCTCGTCAGCTGCTATTACTACCTTATCAACAGTTGTTCCTGAAGGTTTCACTCCTGTAAATGGTGCACCTTCCCCAGCTCTGTGCACTCTGATAAGCTCAGAAAGGAAATACTGTTCTGCAAGGGCCTTTGCATCTGGGCTCAGGTCTTTAACCTTCATGCTAAGTTCAAAGACTTCTGTTATCTCTGCCTCATAATCAGGCATTACCCATATCAATGCATGGTTAATATTATTTTCCTCCATTGCCTCCAGTCCATCGATAACAGTAGGACCATCCATTGTATCACAATGGGCACTGGCTGATATAGGAAGCATAATCATAATTGCTATTGCTGTCATCAAACCCATAACCGATTTAAAAATCCTTGATTTTTTCATTTTTCCATACCTCCAATTATTTTTTGTATTAAGAAGCTCTAATAGATAAGACTGGATATCCCAGCTTTTCTATGATTTGTCCTAATTGTTCTACTCTAACCTGAGATTCATCAAATTGAGCTCTTACCCTGCTTGCATTAAATAAGACCTCCACATCCTCAACACCAGCAATTTTCTTCAAAGAAGTTTCTATCTTCGAAATGCAGGATGGGCATGTTACCTGTTCCAGTTGAAATACCGCCTTTGTCATGTTTTTTTGCTCCTTTCGTCGGTTTATAGATTCATTTTAAAGCAATTTAAGATATAAAACCTTGATGTAAATCAAGTTTCTAACTTTTTTAAAGAAAATAGCCCCTACATTAATTTCTTCTCCGTTATTTTTTGAATTCTATACTAAGATTGACTATATAGAAGAAGGTCTTAATATCTCAAGAAAGACTGCAGCTAAGTATTTACGACATCATTATTATCCTCTCAAGGAATACAGAATCTGTTTGCCTATTAGTAAAGTAACAATTTTATATTTTTGTATTCAATAAATAAATCCTGTTAAGATTATTAAGTCTTAACAGGATTTATTTGTTTTTATCTCTTTCATAGCATCTTTTATTATTCTAACAAGATATTCTATTATTGAAATAGTGTATTATTTTTTCAAACCAATATTCTATTTGAGATTTATCAGGACAATTTTTTAAATAAACAAAATTAAAAGGATGACTAATATGAAAATTTCGTATTGGAATTTCTTTAAGATATCCTTGAGATATTTCCTTTTTTACAGCTTCACGGTACATAAAAGTGATGCCAATGTTTTGATGACACAATTCTTTAATAACATTCATATTACCAACTTCAATTTTTCTTTTAAAATCTTTAATACTTAAATTTTGATTGTACAATGCTTGTTCTAGTATATCACGGGTTCCACTTCCAGGTTCGCGGAGAATAAGATTTTGCTCAAGCAATTCCTGCAGATCATTAGTTTTGCATGCAATCTCATTTTCTGGAGAACAAACACCAATAAATGTTTCATTGGATATTAATTTGAATTCAAATTGATTTTGGTTAAAATGACCTTCCAGCAGGGCGAAGTCTATTTTCCCATCATAAAGCATTTCCTGTAGAACATTAGTATTTTCTACAAACATTGAAATATTAGTTTCTGGATCTTCTTTAAGTATTTTATGCAAAATAGGTGGAACAGTGTATTCCCCAATAGTTAATGTTGCTCCAAAATTCAATGGTTTGACTTGATTTTTAATACGGTGCAATAAGGGTAAAATTCGCTCTGAATTTGCTTTAAGTGTTTTTACATATTGCTGCAATGCTTTACCTTCTTTAGTAAGAGAAAAATTCTTTCCTTTACCTGATATTAATACTACCTGGTAATAATTCTCTAAAAACTGAATATGCTGTGTAACAGCAGGTTGTGTCATGTTTAATTTTTCAGCAGTCTCTGTATAATTGCAAGTTTCACAAAGTGTAAGGAATGTTTGTAATCTATTATCTAACATTTGGGACCTCCATATAAATTTAATTTATATAAATACAAATTATCATAATTTCATTTTATACAAATTAGATGATATACTCAAGATATTATTTAAGTAATTGTGGAGGTATCTTATGTTAAAAAAATAAAAAACTTCGTACCAGGTTTGTTTTTTAGTGCTGGTGTAGCTATTGTCGCAATGTTTTTAAGTAGTCTAATAGCAGGCGACATTATAGGTGCCACTGTCATGGCCCTTTTAGTTGGTATGGCATTGAATCCCATATTAAATAAGTATAAGCAATTCAACCCAGGAGTAAATTTTACAGGAAAAATTATTCTTCTATAATATAGTACCTGAAATTTCAGGAACTTTAAAATTTTGTATGGTGATGGCTTTGTCAGCAATTGGCCTTAAAACAAGCTATGGAGATATCAGGAAAATTGGGCCTAAGCCAATGATTCTCGGCAAATATAAGGCAACCCTATTTATACCTGTATCTGAATAACATTGATATTGTTCAGATATAGGTATAAAATGTTTATAGAATGATATTTGTGGAGGAGATACCTTATGTTTATAGAAACAGAACGCCTTGTTTTGCGTAAGTTCCAGGAAGATGATTTTAATGATTTTTGCGAATACGCAATGGATGATGAAATGTGTAGAATGATGGGTAGGAGGTTGATGCACTCCAGAGAAGATGCACTTTGGAATTTTGAATGGCTCAAAGATAAAGAAGAACGATGCTATGGGTTGGTCTATAAGGATACAGGTAGAATTATTGGCAATCTTACTGTTTGTGCTGTTCCCAAGGAACTTTTAAAATTAGAGGAATTAAAGGGCAAAGTCGGAAAAAGCATGTCTTTCTCCATCTCTAAGAACTATCAGCGTAAAGGTTTAATGTTGGAAGCAGTAACTGCTGTGGTTAAGCACCTATTTGACATAGAGGGTATGGATTACATTCAATGTGGTCATTTTCCTTTTAATACTGCTTCTGAAATGCTTCAAAAGAAACTGGGTTTCAAGTACCTTACGACTCAGCGTTTTGATGATGAAGGGATAGAAGTTACTTCTGTTGAAAATATCCTTTGGAAAGTCAGTTAGAATTTGTTTATTCTGACTGACTTTTTTAGATATAGATAGAGTTGTGTTAATTACCTTTTTGGATTTTTAAAATAGGATAAAATTCAGATTACTTAGGACAATTGTGAAAATGATGTTGATAAGTGGATGGATGATTTATATACTATAGATGAACATTAGTAGATTATTACGTCGCAATTATTAAAATTATTAAATGTAAAAAGGTTAAATTAGTATGAGGTATTATTGAATGACCACATGGAATGGGATGACTGTATTCTATATATTAATATCCTGTATATTTGAATAATTATGCAATAGTCGGAAGTAGTTATAAGTTAAAGATATAGGAGGTGGGATAAAATGAATGCAGTTTTGACTGTAATACCAATTATACTTATTAGGTATGGGCTTTTGAATATAGTAAACAAAGAAGCACTTAAACGTGCAGGTTTATTTGCCCCAGTAATCGGAAGAGAAAAAGTAGCATATTGGGTTTATCAAATTTCAACCTCCCTTATACTACTATATTTATTATTGCTTAAAATCAGGGCAGACTCTGATTGGTTTTACATAGGTATAATAATCTATAGTATAGGAATTATTTTATATGGGGTATCTATAATAAATTATGCTAAGCCTAAAATGAGCGGAATAAATTTAAATGGGTTATATCGAGTATCCCGCAACCCTATGTACATTGCATATTTCATTTATTTCTTAGGGTGTGTATTTCTAACACAATCATGGATATTGCTTGTGTTATTAATATGTTTCCAAATATCTGCTCATTGGATTATTCTTTCAGAAGAAAGATGGTGTATTAAGAAATTTGGAGAAGAATATATAAAATATATGAATAGAGTAAGACGTTATATTTGATAGGTATAATTTTATTTGACTAATAATTCGCACTTTTTATAAAATACGTCACAAAGGTAAATTTATATGTAACTAACTTATATTTAGATTTGGGGATGATAGGTTTGATTGATTTTTGCAAAATGGAGGAAAAAGATATTTCATTTCTTACTGGATTGCTAAACGAAAAAGATATTATTGCTTCTTTACATAACGCTGTCAAGAATTATGAAGAATGGCTAGAAACATATAATAAGTATTGGAAGAATAATAGTGATGAAAGTCATTTTATAATTTGTTTTGATGGCATTCCAGTTGGTTGGTTAAGATTAAATGGGCTTTCAAATACTGAAACTGCATGGATTGCTATGCTTGCAGTATCACCTGAACAGCAAAATAAAGGAATAGGTCATTGTGCGGTTGCTTTTTCAGAAGAGTATGCAAAGAGTAAGGGTTTTACCAAGATTGGTATACATACAACTGATGAAAATTTTATTGCTCAAAAACTTTATCGGAAATGTGGATATTCGATTGTTGAATATGGGAAATGTACTACAGGTGATGGAGCTAATAGAATGGGTTACAGTTATATGAAAAATCTAATCTAATTATATAGCTTAATACGAAGGTTATACAGCTTCCATTCTCTTTTAAAATATGCGTTAGTAGATTATTGCGTAATAGCTGGTACAAATATTTTTCATGGGTGGGTGTTATATATGAAGGTTGCGTTTGTAGATAGAGATGGAACAATAAATAAAGATTATCAAGATGATGACTGGAGATATATTTATGAACCTGAGTTACTTGATGGTTCGTTAGAAGCATTAAAAGTTATAAGCCAAAAAGGTTATCACATCATCATTATTACAAATCAATACCTGATAAATGATGGAATCATCACATTATTACAGTACAGAAAATTTACAGAAAAGCTATTGCTGGAACTAAATAATAATGAAATAGACATATTAGATACGCTCTACTGCCCACATTCAAGAAAAGAAAATTGCAATTGCTTTAAGCCCAAAACAGGGCTTGTAGATATGGCTTTAAAAAAGTATCCGCATATAGAATTAGACAAGTCATTTACAGTTGGAGATTCTGTCTCTGATGTAGAACTTGGAAATAAGTTTGGTATTATGACATTTGGGATTAATGTAAATTCTGAGCTATTTGATTATACCCGAATAAAGTCTCTTTTAGATATTATTAAATATTTATAGAACAATTTAGCTCGATCATTTATATTTAGCATAGTAACAGTAGATAAGTGTGAAGCAGATTATTATATTAGTTGAGGTGTTGATAGTGCAAAAGGATTGGATTTTCAGTAGTGAATCATATATTTGTAGTTTCAGAACTGTTGGTGTATTGATACGAAATAGTAAAATTTTAGTTCAACGAGACGAAGAAAGTAATGAGTACGCTTTACCAGGCGGGCATGTGAAGATTGGTGAAACCTCTATAGAATCCTTAATTAGAGAGTACAAAGAAGAAACTGGAGCCGATATTAATTGCCAACGACTTATCTGGACAGAAGAGTGCTTCTGGCATTGGAATAACAAGCTGGCAAATACAATAGCATTTTACTATTTAATAAACCTATGTGATGGCTCTGATATTTCAGATAATGGGGAGTTTATTTCCCAAAAAGATAATTGCAATGTTTTTTTGGGGTGGATGCCATTAGAACAGATAAAGTCAATAACAATATACCCTTCATTTATTAAAGAAAAAATATTTAATATAAGTCAACATACTGAGCATTTTATCAGAAGATGCTAAACTAACAAAATAGGCATAATTCTTAAGTATCTATATAACACATTCTTTATTTTTAGCGTCGTAACGGTAGATAAATATGCAATAATCAACTAGATACCTGCTAAAAACCTATAATCTAAAATAGGGGGGATTACAATTAATAAGCCATTAAAAATCTATGAGAAAAGAAAAAAGGTTTATTATGATTTATTACAGAAACAAGCTAAAAGGGTTGATATGATTACCAATATCAGATTAATTATAGCTTTAACGGGGATAGCAAATATAATGTATTTATACTTTATCAAAAGATACTATTTGATTTACTATATATTTATTGTATATATGTCGATCTTTGTATTTCTAGTTATCAAGCATAATAAGTTGAAAGCCAATAATAGATATTTTCATGCATTCAATAAGATTAATGAAGATGC
This window contains:
- a CDS encoding putative sulfate exporter family transporter encodes the protein MEVSYVKKIKNFVPGLFFSAGVAIVAMFLSSLIAGDIIGATVMALLVGMALNPILNKYKQFNPGVNFTGKIILL
- a CDS encoding LysR family transcriptional regulator, which translates into the protein MLDNRLQTFLTLCETCNYTETAEKLNMTQPAVTQHIQFLENYYQVVLISGKGKNFSLTKEGKALQQYVKTLKANSERILPLLHRIKNQVKPLNFGATLTIGEYTVPPILHKILKEDPETNISMFVENTNVLQEMLYDGKIDFALLEGHFNQNQFEFKLISNETFIGVCSPENEIACKTNDLQELLEQNLILREPGSGTRDILEQALYNQNLSIKDFKRKIEVGNMNVIKELCHQNIGITFMYREAVKKEISQGYLKEIPIRNFHISHPFNFVYLKNCPDKSQIEYWFEKIIHYFNNRISC
- a CDS encoding NUDIX domain-containing protein yields the protein MQKDWIFSSESYICSFRTVGVLIRNSKILVQRDEESNEYALPGGHVKIGETSIESLIREYKEETGADINCQRLIWTEECFWHWNNKLANTIAFYYLINLCDGSDISDNGEFISQKDNCNVFLGWMPLEQIKSITIYPSFIKEKIFNISQHTEHFIRRC
- a CDS encoding putative sulfate exporter family transporter is translated as MSGTLKFCMVMALSAIGLKTSYGDIRKIGPKPMILGKYKATLFIPVSE
- the lepB gene encoding signal peptidase I, producing the protein MNTIKRWISFLTAVILIVLLLYKFVFFVVVVPSASMYPAIEIGDRIITSRIHNYSSIERGDILVFYSEEFRETMIKRVIGLPDDLVEINKNGEVFVNNKKLDEPYVKYPDNLSGSFSVPEGKYFFLGDFRIHSMDSRKWKEPFISEDKILGKAKLIIFPLDRIKIINSEE
- a CDS encoding HAD-IIIA family hydrolase; protein product: MKVAFVDRDGTINKDYQDDDWRYIYEPELLDGSLEALKVISQKGYHIIIITNQYLINDGIITLLQYRKFTEKLLLELNNNEIDILDTLYCPHSRKENCNCFKPKTGLVDMALKKYPHIELDKSFTVGDSVSDVELGNKFGIMTFGINVNSELFDYTRIKSLLDIIKYL
- the ureC gene encoding urease subunit alpha, with product MSKTISGKDYFTLYGPTTGDRVRLADTNLFIEIEDDYTIYGEEMKFGGGKTIRDGMGQSATVTSRDALDLVITNAIIIDHWGIVKADVGIKDGNIIGIGIAGNPDISDNIHHNLTIGAGTEVLAGDGCILTAGAIDTHIHFINPGQIEVALTSGTTTLIGGGTGPAEGSKATTCTPGPWNIHKMLKAAENLPVNLGFFGKGNCSTEAPLIEQVEAGALGLKIHEDWGATPATINASLTVADKYDVQVALHADTLNEGGFVEDTLEAIGCRTMHTFHTEGAGGGHAPDIIVASAKTNILPASTNPTMPYTINTIDEHLDMLMVCHHLDPDIPEDIAFADSRIRPETIAAEDVLQDMGIFSIMSSDSQAMGRIGEVITRTWQTADKMKMQRGPLESDTEDSDNFRVKRYVAKYTINPAIAHGISKYIGSIEVGKFADLVLWKPAFFGVRPEVIVKGGMVVNARMGDDNATIPTPQPVRYKTMFGALGKAVYETCITFVSKISIENGTIDKLNLQKKVLPVENCRNIGKKDMIHNDVIVEDMVVDPESYEVLINGEKITCEPAEKLPMAQLYNLF
- a CDS encoding isoprenylcysteine carboxylmethyltransferase family protein, which gives rise to MNAVLTVIPIILIRYGLLNIVNKEALKRAGLFAPVIGREKVAYWVYQISTSLILLYLLLLKIRADSDWFYIGIIIYSIGIILYGVSIINYAKPKMSGINLNGLYRVSRNPMYIAYFIYFLGCVFLTQSWILLVLLICFQISAHWIILSEERWCIKKFGEEYIKYMNRVRRYI
- a CDS encoding heavy-metal-associated domain-containing protein codes for the protein MTKAVFQLEQVTCPSCISKIETSLKKIAGVEDVEVLFNASRVRAQFDESQVRVEQLGQIIEKLGYPVLSIRAS
- a CDS encoding Crp/Fnr family transcriptional regulator → MAEIMEVTRSVSFKKGEIIYRAGDFSDSLYIVNKGKIKIYRLSESGKEQLVRILHVGDFTGELALFKESVREAYAEAMEKTEVCTIKRQDLQELLMKYPSISLKILNEFSNRLGQSEKQTARFAAEKVETRLALFLAECVDSEEQSSEIILPMSKKDLASYLGTTPETISRKLYDLEDAGLIKQKQHRKIEILDLDGLLLV
- a CDS encoding GNAT family protein, which gives rise to MFIETERLVLRKFQEDDFNDFCEYAMDDEMCRMMGRRLMHSREDALWNFEWLKDKEERCYGLVYKDTGRIIGNLTVCAVPKELLKLEELKGKVGKSMSFSISKNYQRKGLMLEAVTAVVKHLFDIEGMDYIQCGHFPFNTASEMLQKKLGFKYLTTQRFDDEGIEVTSVENILWKVS
- a CDS encoding DUF6448 family protein encodes the protein MKKSRIFKSVMGLMTAIAIMIMLPISASAHCDTMDGPTVIDGLEAMEENNINHALIWVMPDYEAEITEVFELSMKVKDLSPDAKALAEQYFLSELIRVHRAGEGAPFTGVKPSGTTVDKVVIAADESIAIGDLSPMEGLIEEERMQELEERFDNAMALKDFDVNDVEAGREYIEAYVKFFKFAEGEEDHHGEVGGHEEAGHSEEETATHEEEAVETHSKEVASENNKNWLPWSLAGLFLITTIISHVKLDKAKKK
- a CDS encoding GNAT family N-acetyltransferase, coding for MIDFCKMEEKDISFLTGLLNEKDIIASLHNAVKNYEEWLETYNKYWKNNSDESHFIICFDGIPVGWLRLNGLSNTETAWIAMLAVSPEQQNKGIGHCAVAFSEEYAKSKGFTKIGIHTTDENFIAQKLYRKCGYSIVEYGKCTTGDGANRMGYSYMKNLI